A single window of Nicotiana sylvestris chromosome 3, ASM39365v2, whole genome shotgun sequence DNA harbors:
- the LOC104229471 gene encoding CEN-like protein 1 gives MSSRASESLAVGRVIGEVVDSFTACVKMNVIYNGSKHVSNGHELMPALIASKPRVEIGGEDMRSAYTLIMTDPDAPSPSDPYLREHLHWIVTDIPGTTDVSFGREIVSYESPKPVIGIHRYVFILYKQRGRQTVKLPATRDQFNTRSFAAENGLGSPVAAVYFNAQRETAARRR, from the exons ATGTCTTCTAGGGCTTCTGAATCACTTGCCGTAGGGAGAGTGATTGGAGAAGTAGTTGACAGTTTCACAGCGTGTGTGAAAATGAATGTGATATACAATGGCAGCAAGCATGTTTCCAATGGACATGAGCTCATGCCTGCTCTCATTGCTTCTAAACCTCGTGTCGAGATTGGTGGTGAAGACATGAGATCTGCTTATACTCTT ATCATGACCGACCCGGATGCTCCAAGTCCCAGTGATCCATACTTGAGGGAACACCTCCACTG GATTGTGACAGATATTCCTGGTACCACAGACGTCTCTTTCG GAAGGGAGATAGTGAGCTATGAGAGTCCAAAGCCAGTAATCGGGATTCACCGCTATGTATTCATTTTATACAAACAAAGAGGAAGGCAAACAGTGAAACTACCAGCAACAAGGGACCAATTCAATACTAGGAGTTTTGCAGCAGAAAATGGATTGGGATCCCCTGTTGCTGCTGTCTACTTCAACGCCCAAAGAGAAACTGCTgccagaagaagatga